The following proteins are co-located in the Fusarium verticillioides 7600 chromosome 7, whole genome shotgun sequence genome:
- a CDS encoding rab family, other, with amino-acid sequence MEHMMSSPPHEIPLPPPGQDETGGIEESPHPNGFHHQQSTSLDQGLAQSPRQEDPSTRYTPPVQTAPPISRPASGLSNPAHQAYNDYRQSSGEPSSNGRNHVVIKVGMVGDAQIGKTSLMVKYVEGSWDEDYIQTLGVNFMEKTISIRNTEITFSIWDLGGQREFVNMLPLVCNDAVAILFMFDLTRKSTLNSIKEWYRQGRGFNKTAIPILVGTKYDHFVNFPPQDQEEISNQARRFAKAMRAALIFSSTSHSINVQKIFKIVLSKAFDLKCTIPEIENVGEPLLLYQSV; translated from the exons ATGGAGCACATGATGAGTTCACCTCCCCATGAAATCCCACTGCCACCGCCAGGTCAAGACGAGACCGGAGGCATCGAAGAATCTCCCCATCCGAATGGgttccatcatcagcaaagcaCATCCCTAGATCAAGGGCTAGCTCAAAGTCCACGACAAGAAGACCCGTCTACTAGATATACTCCTCCAGTCCAAACCGCACCGCCAATTTCCCGCCCAGCTAGTGGCTTGTCCAACCCCGCACACCAAGCCTACAACGACTATCGACAGAGTTCCGGTGAGCCATCATCCAATGGTCGAAACCATGTTGTCATCAAGGTCGGGATGGTTGGTGATGCGCAGATCGGAAAGACCTCGTTGATGGTCAAGTACGTCGAAGGGAGCTGGGATGAGGATTATATCCAGACGCTAGGTGTCAATTTCATGGAAAAGACAATCTCCATCCGTAACACGGAAATCACCTTTTCGATCTGGGATCTCGGAGGCCAACGAGAGTTTGTCAACATGCTGCCTCTGGTGTGCAACGACGCAGTTGCCATTCTCTTCATGTTCGATCTCACCCGCAAGAGTACATTGAATAGCATCAAGGAGTGGTATCGACAGGGGCGCGGGTTCAACAAGACGGCCATTCCAATTCTCGTCGGTACAAAGTACGACCACTTCGTCAACTTTCCTccacaagatcaagaagaaatctcAAATCAG GCGCGGCGGTTTGCGAAAGCCATGAGGGCTGCATTAATTTTCTCGAGTACAAGTCACAGTATCAATGTGCAAAAG ATCTTCAAAATTGTTCTATCCAAAGCGTTCGACCTGAAATGCACGATCCCGGAAATCGAAAACGTCGGCGAGCCGCTCCTTTTGTATCAGTCCGTGTAG
- a CDS encoding alcohol dehydrogenase (NADP+), translating into MGYPDTFEGFCVDSPKTWNKFQKQTLTPKTWGDRDIDVEIEACGVCGSDVHTVTGGWGDFEGPLCVGHEVVGKAVRVGDNVKDIKVGDRVGVGAQVASCLECKPCKNKNENYCPDMVDTYNCTYPDGSVAHGGFASHIRAHEYFTFKIPDALKSEQVAPLLCAGITTYSPLVRANVGPGKTVAIVGIGGLGHMGIQWAKALGAEVYAMTHSPSKVEDAKKLGAKEVILTTDENWADKYKFTFDFILNCADMTHKFDMNAYMSTLNIGGEFHNCGIPDEPLPQVTAGTFAGNAGKITGSHLGNHQEMDAMLKLAAEKNIVAWVETIDISEKGCAEAVERVKENKVHYRFTLTGFEKVFKKD; encoded by the coding sequence ATGGGCTACCCTGATACTTTTGAAGGCTTCTGCGTCGACAGCCCCAAGACATGGAACAAGTTCCAAAAACAAACCCTCACCCCCAAAACATGGGGTGATCGCGATATCGATGTCGAAATTGAAGCCTGCGGTGTCTGCGGTTCAGACGTCCACACCGTCACAGGCGGCTGGGGCGACTTTGAAGGTCCTCTCTGCGTCGGTCATGAAGTCGTCGGCAAAGCTGTTCGTGTCGGCGACAACGTCAAGGACATTAAAGTCGGAGACCGCGTTGGCGTCGGTGCCCAAGTCGCTTCGTGTTTAGAGTGCAAGCCctgcaagaacaagaacgagaaTTACTGTCCTGATATGGTGGACACTTATAACTGCACTTATCCGGATGGAAGTGTTGCGCATGGTGGTTTTGCATCGCATATCCGTGCTCACGAGTActtcaccttcaagatcccTGACGCCCTCAAGTCTGAGCAGGTTGCACCTCTTCTGTGTGCGGGTATCACCACTTACTCGCCCCTTGTGAGAGCAAACGTCGGTCCTGGAAAGACTGTTGCCATCGTTGGTATCGGCGGTCTCGGACACATGGGTATCCAATGGGCAAAGGCACTCGGCGCTGAGGTCTACGCCATGACACACTCCCCCTCAAAGGTGGAGGATGCAAAGAAGCTCGGCGCAAAGGAAGTTATCCTCACAACGGATGAGAACTGGGCCGACAAGTACAAGTTCACGTTCGACTTTATCCTCAACTGCGCCGACATGACACACAAGTTCGATATGAACGCTTACATGTCCACGCTCAACATTGGAGGCGAGTTTCACAATTGTGGCATTCCTGATGAGCCGCTTCCTCAGGTGACTGCCGGTACATTTGCTGGAAACGCTGGCAAGATCACGGGAAGCCATCTTGGTAACCACCAGGAGATGGACGCTATGCTCAAGCTGGCCgctgagaagaacattgTTGCTTGGGTCGAGACGATTGATATCTCGGAGAAGGGAtgtgctgaggctgttgagcgTGTGAAGGAGAACAAGGTGCATTATAGATTTACCTTGACTGGGTTTGAGAAGGTTTTCAAGAAGGACTAA
- a CDS encoding signal recognition particle protein, with protein sequence MVLQDLGRRINAAVTNLTREQNLDEKAFDGMLKEICAALLEADVNVRLVGQLRKSIKSTVNFKELPPAVNKKRLIQKAVFDELVKLVDPHAEPFRPKKGKSNVIMFVGLQGAGKTTTCTKLARHYQSRGFKACLVCADTFRAGAFDQLKQNATKAKIPYYGSLTETDPAEVARAGVDQFKKERFEVIIVDTSGRHRQESALFQEMVDIQEAIKPDETIMVLDASIGQQAESQAKAFKEAADFGAIIITKTDGHAHGGGAISAVAATHTPIVFIGTGEHMLDFEKFAPQQFVQKLLGMGDMAGLMEHVQSLNLNQKDTIKHIQEGIFTVRDLRDQLSNIMKMGPLSKMAGMIPGMSNMMQGMDDEEGGAKLKRMIYICDSMTEKELDSDGKILIEQPTRMTRIARGSGTSVREVEDLLTQQRMMAGMAKKMGGNMKNMQRAQQAMGGGNKAQQLAAMQKRLQSMGGAGGAGGMPDMGSLMKMLGGGGGGMPGGMDMQAMMRQMGMGGGGMPGMPPAAGRGRR encoded by the exons AtggttcttcaagatctcggcCGTCGCATCAACGCGGCGGTCACAAACCTGACCCGAGAGCAAAATCTCGACGAAAAG GCCTTCGATGGCATGCTCAAGGAGATTTGCGCCGCTCTCCTCGAAGCAGACGTCAATGTACGACTCGTCGGCCAACTACGGAAATCTATCAAGTCCACCGTCAACTTCAAAGAACTCCCCCCCGCCGTAAACAAGAAACGCCTCATCCAGAAAGCCGTCTTCGAtgaactcgtcaagctcGTCGATCCCCACGCCGAACCGTTCCGAccgaagaagggaaagagcAATGTCATCATGTTTGTTGGTCTTCAGGGTGCTGGAAAGACGACCACATGTACAAAGCTCGCGCGACACTACCAGTCCAGAGGTTTCAAGGCGTGTCTGGTTTGTGCCGATACCTTCAGAGCTGGTGCTTTCGATCAGTTGAAGCAGAACGCCacaaaagccaagatcccCTACTACGGTTCCCTCACAGAAACGGATCCCGCCGAGGTTGCGAGGGCTGGTGTCGACCAattcaagaaggagaggtTCGaggtcatcatcgtcgataCATCAGGTCGCCACCGACAAGAGTCTGCCCTCTTCCAGGAGATGGTGGAtatccaagaagccatcaaacCCGACGAGACTATCATGGTCCTCGACGCTTCTATCGGTCAACAAGCAGAGTCACAAGCCAAGGCGTTCAAGGAGGCAGCTGATTTCggagccatcatcatcacgaaAACCGACGGCCACGCACACGGTGGTGGTGCCATCTCTGCAGTCGCCGCAACACACACCCCCATCGTCTTTATCGGTACCGGTGAACACATGCTCGATTTCGAAAAGTTTGCCCCCCAACAATTCGTCCAAAAGCTCCTCGGCATGGGCGACATGGCTGGATTGATGGAGCACGTCCAgagcctcaacctcaaccagAAAGACACCATCAAGCACATCCAGGAGGGCATATTCACCGTGCGCGACCTCCGCGACCAGctctccaacatcatgaagatGGGCCCCCTCTCGAAAATGGCCGGCATGATCCCCGGCATGAGCAACATGATGCAGGGCatggacgacgaagaaggcggcgCCAAACTCAAGCGAATGATCTACATCTGCGACTCAATGACCGAAAAGGAACTCGACTCCGACGGCAAGATCCTCATCGAACAACCCACCCGAATGACCCGAATCGCACGCGGTTCCGGCACATCAGTACGCGAAGTCGAGGACCTCCTCACTCAACAACGAATGATGGCAGGcatggcaaagaagatgggagGAAACATGAAGAACATGCAGCGAGCCCAACAGGCCATGGGCGGAGGAAACAAGGCACAGCAATTAGCAGCCATGCAAAAGAGGTTACAGAGCATGGGTGGTGCCGGCGGTGCAGGCGGTATGCCGGACATgggaagcttgatgaagatgctgggcggaggaggaggcggcaTGCCCGGTGGTATGGATATgcaggccatgatgagacAGATGGGTATGGGCGGCGGCGGCATGCCTGGGATGCCGCCTGCAGCAGGAAGAGGTAGAAGGTGA
- a CDS encoding porphobilinogen deaminase yields MAESQRKAVVNVGTRKSPLALAQTQIVVDALKKNFPDHEFNIHSMTTTGDRDQNTALYNFGGKGLWTSQLEEKLVNKELDIVVHSLKDMPTVLPEGCVLGCVTSREDPRDTLVIKKELQDKHGWKTLADLPDGSIIGTSSVRRIAQLIRRYPTLKFKDHRGNIQTRLRKLEEDPDLTGIILAAAGLQRMDLGDHITQFLESDNGGILHAVGQGALGVECRADDEEVIRLLKTIENEQTALACEAERALMRALEGGCSVPIGVETKWVDDKLHMKATVVNLRGDHGVDSDITEPVKTHEEADKFGRKLANALVERGGGSILDEITRLRQVPETVK; encoded by the coding sequence ATGGCCGAATCTCAGAGAAAAGCCGTCGTAAACGTCGGCACGCGAAAGTCCCCCCTCGCGCTCGCCCAGACCCAGATCGTCGTCGACgcgctcaagaagaactttcCCGATCATGAATTCAACATCCACAGCATGACAACCACCGGCGACCGCGATCAAAACACTGCGCTCTACAATTTCGGCGGAAAGGGCCTCTGGACTTCGcagctcgaggagaagctcgtcaacaaggAGCTCGACATTGTTGTTCATTCACTCAAAGACATGCCGACGGTTCTCCCCGAGGGTTGCGTTCTCGGATGTGTCACGTCCCGCGAGGACCCGAGAGATACACTCGTGATCAAGAAGGAATTGCAGGACAAGCACGGGTGGAAGACGCTCGCCGATCTGCCGGACGGTAGCATCATCGGTACCAGCAGCGTTCGGCGAATTGCCCAGTTGATCCGACGTTACCCGACactcaagttcaaggatcACCGAGGAAACATCCAGACTCGTCTAcgcaagctcgaggaggaCCCCGACCTGACCGGCATCATTCTCGCCGCGGCAGGTCTCCAGCGGATGGATCTGGGAGACCACATCACACAGTTTCTAGAGTCTGACAATGGCGGTATTCTTCATGCTGTCGGTCAGGGAGCGCTGGGAGTCGAGTGCCGAGcggatgacgaggaggtgATTCGGTTGCTCAAGACGATCGAGAACGAGCAAACTGCTCTTGCGTGTGAGGCCGAGCGCGCACTCATGAGGGCACTCGAGGGCGGCTGCAGTGTTCCTATTGGCGTCGAGACCAAATGGGTTGACGACAAGTTACATATGAAGGCTACAGTTGTCAACCTTCGGGGTGACCACGGTGTCGACTCAGACATAACGGAACCCGTCAAGACACACGAAGAGGCAGACAAGTTTGGGAGGAAGCTTGCGAATGCTCTGGTTGAACGGGGAGGCGGTAgtattcttgatgagatcactAGGCTCCGACAAGTCCCGGAGACGGTCAAGTAG
- a CDS encoding glycine cleavage system H protein, with the protein MASISRSLRAAAPLARGIVPRAALRTPIRAFSSTKLSLARKYTKDHEWIDLSADKKHGFVGISEYAAEQLGDVVYVELPEAGTWVEQGDAVGAVESVKSASDINAPVRLRVLQVNDNLEEKPSTINKVPEDDSAGGGWIAKVEVDEEGAKQFEKLLDAEAYKTFAGAE; encoded by the exons atggcctcaaTTTCTCGGTCCCTACGCGCTGCAGCCCCTCTGGCTAGGGGCATTGTGCCCCGCGCAGCCCTCCGCACGCCAATCCGAGCCTTTTCCTCCACCAAACTGA GCCTCGCTCGAAAATACACCAAAGACCACGAATGGATTGATCTGTCCGCCGACAAGAAGCACGGTTTCGTTGGAATTTCAGAGTACGCCGCCGAGCAGCTCGGAGATGTAGTCTACGTCGAACTCCCCGAGGCCGGAACATGGGTCGAGCAAGGCGACGCTGTCGGAGCCGTCGAGTCCGTCAAGTCTGCCAGCGACATCAACGCTCCCGTCCGTCTACGAGTCCTACAAGTCAACGACAACCTCGAGGAGAAGCCCtcaaccatcaacaaggtccCCGAGGACGACAGCGCTGGTGGCGGCTGGATCGCAAAGGTCGAggtggatgaggagggtgCCAAGCAATTTGAGAAACTATTGGATGCCGAGGCCTACAAGACTTTTGCTGGAGCTGAATAG